One Candidatus Bathyarchaeota archaeon DNA segment encodes these proteins:
- a CDS encoding 2-dehydropantoate 2-reductase has protein sequence MDADKIFVLGAGAIGSIYGALLSRKKDVTLIGSQTHVEAIHAQGLKFTGDIDQNFRLKADIRITEIPSNTLILLTTKAHDSVRAVSQIKRMLRKDTVILVLQNGLGNEEIVKELVGDEVEVLRGLTMMAAEFLEPGKIRVWKNETVIAKSKTAQEIAALFNDCGLETRISRNITNEVWNKLVLNSVINPLTALFHIRNHKIASDTLKWVRHEIVQECLAIGKAEGIDLKIDLDELDRRILSYTNLSSMCQDVMKKKKTEIDFLNGKIAELGHKHMIPTPVNQTLTCLTKFLEEKPVGARRQD, from the coding sequence ATGGACGCTGACAAGATTTTTGTTTTGGGTGCTGGAGCCATTGGAAGCATTTACGGCGCATTACTGTCAAGGAAGAAAGACGTTACTTTGATTGGAAGCCAAACACACGTAGAAGCCATACACGCTCAAGGCTTGAAGTTCACGGGTGATATAGATCAAAATTTCCGTTTAAAAGCAGATATAAGAATCACCGAAATTCCATCCAACACGCTCATTCTCTTGACAACCAAGGCTCATGATTCTGTTCGAGCTGTAAGCCAGATAAAAAGAATGTTAAGGAAAGACACAGTCATACTTGTTTTGCAGAATGGCTTAGGAAACGAAGAAATCGTCAAAGAACTAGTTGGCGACGAAGTTGAAGTTTTGCGGGGCTTAACGATGATGGCTGCCGAATTCCTAGAACCCGGAAAAATCCGGGTCTGGAAAAATGAAACAGTCATAGCGAAAAGCAAAACAGCTCAAGAAATAGCCGCCCTTTTCAACGATTGCGGCTTGGAAACACGTATTTCAAGAAACATCACAAACGAAGTCTGGAATAAACTCGTTTTAAACAGCGTCATTAACCCCCTAACAGCGCTTTTCCACATTCGAAACCATAAAATAGCGTCTGACACGCTCAAATGGGTTAGACACGAAATCGTGCAAGAATGCCTCGCCATAGGAAAAGCAGAAGGAATAGATCTCAAAATAGACCTAGATGAGCTTGACCGCAGGATTCTGAGCTACACCAACCTTTCTTCTATGTGTCAAGACGTAATGAAGAAGAAAAAGACAGAAATCGACTTCCTAAACGGCAAGATAGCAGAACTCGGACATAAACACATGATTCCGACGCCTGTAAACCAGACATTGACTTGTCTAACAAAATTCTTGGAGGAAAAACCAGTTGGAGCTCGAAGACAAGATTAA
- the panB gene encoding 3-methyl-2-oxobutanoate hydroxymethyltransferase produces the protein MELEDKIKQKKGKDKIVMLTAYDYQMAKILDEALLDLILVGDSLGMVFQGCKDTKSITMEDMVYHTRAVARGAQNTPIIGDMPIHSYDTVEMALENARRFLEAGANGVKIEGNKPEIIKALLDAGIPVMGHAGLLPQTAEAYRMRGKTPEKAERIFQDTFEIDKYGVFSIVLECIPESLAKKITENVKAPTIGIGAGKFCDGQVLVINDMLGLDESFAPKYLKKYTNLNKIIKDAVERFTEEVRSGAYPDEEHTYH, from the coding sequence TTGGAGCTCGAAGACAAGATTAAGCAAAAGAAAGGAAAAGACAAAATCGTGATGTTGACGGCTTACGATTATCAAATGGCGAAAATCCTCGATGAGGCTCTCTTAGATCTAATCCTCGTAGGCGACAGCCTCGGAATGGTTTTCCAAGGCTGCAAAGACACAAAAAGCATCACGATGGAAGATATGGTTTACCACACAAGAGCAGTGGCACGAGGAGCTCAAAACACACCTATTATCGGAGACATGCCCATACATAGCTATGACACTGTGGAAATGGCGCTAGAAAACGCCAGGCGATTTTTGGAAGCTGGAGCCAACGGCGTAAAAATAGAGGGAAACAAGCCAGAAATAATCAAGGCGTTACTAGACGCGGGCATTCCAGTTATGGGACATGCGGGACTTTTACCTCAAACAGCAGAAGCCTATAGGATGCGAGGTAAAACTCCAGAGAAAGCTGAGCGGATATTTCAGGACACTTTTGAAATCGACAAATACGGCGTCTTTTCCATAGTTTTAGAATGCATCCCAGAAAGTTTGGCGAAGAAGATTACAGAAAACGTTAAGGCGCCAACGATTGGCATTGGTGCTGGAAAATTCTGTGACGGCCAGGTTTTAGTCATAAACGATATGCTGGGACTCGATGAAAGTTTTGCACCTAAGTACTTGAAAAAATACACAAATTTGAACAAAATCATTAAAGACGCTGTAGAAAGGTTTACGGAAGAGGTGCGTTCAGGCGCCTATCCAGATGAGGAACATACCTACCATTAA
- a CDS encoding glycosyltransferase family 4 protein produces MKICLLSWEFPPRIVGGVARHVFGLAKALTKDGNDVGVVTLDFPGTPDYEEVEGFKVYRSKTEVGHPNFLTWTFLFNHFLEKRLAAANRDIDFDLIHIHDWLVAPAGIGFKHFLNKPLVCTMHSTEHGRSSLHDPGSYTIDGMEWWACYEPARVIVTSNSMKGEVCGHFHVPGEKVDVIPNAIEVEKYDVGVDQWAVRRRFGVGDNEKMVLYVGRLVPQKGVEFLIRAVPRISWRFPEAKFIVVGEGWMKGHLEWLADQSGQRWRINFTGFISDNDLIALTKGADVMVVPSVYEPFGIVALEGMAAGVPVVASQVGGLAEVVEHDRTGVHVYPRSLDSIAWGVERVLSDKGYRDWLVKNAYETVKSRFSWKAVAKQTVDVYKRVLGER; encoded by the coding sequence ATGAAAATATGTTTGTTGTCTTGGGAGTTTCCACCTCGAATTGTCGGGGGGGTTGCCCGTCACGTTTTTGGGTTGGCAAAGGCGTTGACGAAAGATGGAAACGATGTAGGCGTTGTTACGTTGGATTTTCCGGGAACACCAGACTATGAAGAGGTTGAGGGTTTCAAGGTTTACCGTTCTAAAACCGAAGTTGGGCATCCAAACTTCCTTACGTGGACTTTTTTATTCAACCATTTCTTGGAGAAACGCTTAGCCGCGGCAAACAGAGACATTGATTTTGATCTGATCCACATCCACGATTGGCTTGTGGCGCCTGCGGGTATTGGTTTCAAACATTTTTTGAACAAGCCTTTGGTTTGTACGATGCATAGCACTGAGCATGGGCGGTCAAGTTTGCATGATCCTGGTTCTTATACGATTGATGGAATGGAGTGGTGGGCATGTTATGAACCAGCTCGTGTAATTGTGACAAGCAATTCTATGAAGGGTGAGGTTTGTGGTCATTTTCATGTGCCTGGAGAGAAGGTGGATGTTATTCCGAACGCGATTGAAGTTGAAAAGTATGATGTTGGTGTTGACCAGTGGGCTGTTAGGAGACGTTTTGGAGTTGGAGATAATGAGAAAATGGTGCTTTATGTTGGGCGTTTGGTGCCACAGAAAGGGGTTGAATTTTTGATTAGAGCTGTGCCGCGTATTAGCTGGCGTTTTCCTGAGGCGAAGTTTATTGTTGTTGGTGAAGGATGGATGAAGGGGCATTTAGAGTGGTTAGCCGATCAGTCTGGGCAACGGTGGCGGATCAACTTCACTGGGTTTATTTCTGATAATGATTTAATTGCTTTGACTAAGGGCGCAGATGTGATGGTTGTGCCTTCGGTCTATGAGCCGTTTGGGATTGTTGCGTTGGAGGGTATGGCGGCGGGGGTGCCTGTGGTGGCTAGTCAGGTGGGTGGCTTGGCAGAGGTGGTGGAACATGATAGAACGGGCGTTCATGTGTATCCTCGTAGTCTTGATTCGATTGCATGGGGGGTTGAGCGCGTTTTGTCTGATAAAGGCTATAGGGATTGGTTGGTCAAAAATGCGTATGAGACCGTCAAGAGCAGGTTTAGTTGGAAGGCTGTTGCGAAGCAAACTGTTGATGTTTATAAGAGAGTTTTAGGAGAGAGATAA
- the coaBC gene encoding bifunctional phosphopantothenoylcysteine decarboxylase/phosphopantothenate--cysteine ligase CoaBC, whose product MKQHPSKDIIGTKSEELGEKRVVLCVTGSVAAVRSPEIARELMRRGAKVYPVMSQTAQKIIHPYLMEWATGNHVVTELTGKIEHVALVGERPEKADLVLIAPATANTISKIAVGIDDTTVTSVASTAMGSETPIMIVPAMHQSMYKHPILEENIQKLKALGIQFVGPKIEEGKAKIADTGEIVEAIIRKLVAEQDFRGKRFLVTAGPTIEYIDNVRVITNKSSGKMGAAIAKEAQKRGAEVTLVYGLGTAILPFKAKVLNVETTEEMRRTVLEELRNVNYDIAVAAAAVSDWTLAKPYKGKVSTWKVSSLTLKLKPTSKIVDKIKKISPKTFLVVFRAGYRVSDKKLIESAYKRLKRANADLVVANDVSRKGVGFRTDTNEVFIIDKKKNVVHVPLSSKCFVAKKILDMLKGKVS is encoded by the coding sequence TTGAAACAGCATCCATCAAAAGACATAATCGGAACCAAAAGTGAAGAACTGGGGGAAAAACGGGTAGTTCTATGCGTTACCGGAAGTGTAGCCGCGGTTCGAAGCCCAGAAATTGCTAGAGAACTCATGCGTCGAGGAGCCAAGGTCTACCCCGTGATGTCCCAAACCGCTCAGAAAATCATCCACCCTTACCTAATGGAGTGGGCAACTGGAAACCACGTAGTCACCGAGCTAACCGGAAAAATTGAGCATGTGGCTTTGGTTGGCGAACGTCCTGAAAAAGCGGACTTGGTGCTCATTGCACCTGCCACAGCTAACACCATAAGTAAGATAGCCGTTGGAATAGATGACACAACCGTCACTTCCGTGGCTTCCACAGCCATGGGTTCTGAAACGCCTATAATGATAGTTCCAGCCATGCACCAATCAATGTATAAGCATCCCATACTTGAAGAGAATATCCAAAAACTTAAGGCCCTAGGCATACAATTCGTCGGACCCAAAATCGAGGAAGGAAAAGCGAAAATTGCGGACACAGGAGAAATAGTTGAAGCCATCATCCGCAAACTCGTGGCTGAACAAGACTTTCGTGGAAAACGTTTCCTAGTCACTGCGGGACCAACAATCGAATACATCGACAACGTGAGGGTTATTACAAACAAGAGTTCGGGTAAAATGGGTGCAGCCATAGCTAAAGAAGCCCAGAAAAGAGGCGCGGAAGTCACCCTCGTTTATGGCTTGGGCACGGCTATTCTGCCTTTCAAAGCGAAGGTTTTGAACGTAGAAACAACTGAGGAAATGCGACGCACGGTTTTAGAAGAGCTAAGAAACGTAAATTACGACATTGCAGTCGCGGCTGCAGCGGTTTCGGACTGGACTTTGGCAAAGCCGTATAAAGGTAAGGTTTCCACATGGAAGGTTTCTTCGCTTACTTTGAAGCTGAAGCCTACCTCCAAAATCGTCGACAAAATAAAAAAGATAAGCCCAAAAACCTTTCTTGTGGTTTTTCGAGCTGGATACAGAGTTTCTGACAAAAAACTAATCGAAAGCGCTTATAAACGGTTAAAGCGAGCCAATGCAGATTTGGTCGTGGCAAACGATGTTTCAAGAAAAGGCGTGGGCTTCAGAACCGACACCAACGAAGTTTTCATAATAGACAAGAAAAAAAACGTTGTTCATGTGCCGTTAAGTTCGAAGTGTTTTGTTGCGAAGAAGATTCTGGACATGCTAAAAGGAAAAGTCAGCTAA
- a CDS encoding DUF5752 family protein produces MTDICLMFEVHQPLRLNPNFHQDLLARPPESKKDLFELYFDNALNKHIFDRAARKCYFPANNIILNEIEKFKREKKQFKVSYGISGVFIEQCKSWNPSLLESFKQLAQTGCVEFLDETYYHSLASLFGINRSEFIEQVKMHRQLMKDLFDYEPKVFENTECLYNNAIAKTVADMGYKAIITEGVERILDWRSPNYVYKAKGSSIPVLVRNYRLSDDIGFRFSSTWWNEWPLTAQRYASWIAAIEGQTVVIFIDYETFGEHHWPETGIHEFLRWLPGEVLKWEHLYWRTPSEVVRLHQPVGEIDVHEYDTISWADLERDPSAWISNSMQRVSYEFLKGLEPFVKGLGDKFWLRFWRYFQMSDHLYYMSVKGGGPGDVHCYFNPSGNPIDAFVSFSNVISDFEARILQELQKPELAAKWILRRLPTDKGFTFFYEFARPTNVTTHDMFEFARALNMVTIQSLKYHTERGDFERWLSQVLGDKKLAEKISSITSEELVGKTLRKRLVAVVEARVKQLESLAANGKV; encoded by the coding sequence TTGACTGACATCTGTCTCATGTTCGAGGTCCACCAGCCACTGCGGCTAAACCCCAATTTCCACCAAGACCTACTGGCAAGACCCCCAGAATCCAAGAAAGACCTCTTCGAACTCTACTTCGATAATGCTCTTAACAAACACATTTTCGACCGTGCAGCTAGGAAATGCTATTTCCCAGCAAATAACATAATCCTCAACGAGATTGAAAAATTCAAACGAGAAAAGAAGCAGTTCAAGGTTTCCTATGGAATTTCAGGAGTCTTTATCGAGCAGTGTAAAAGCTGGAATCCAAGTCTCCTCGAATCGTTTAAGCAGTTGGCGCAAACCGGATGCGTAGAGTTTCTAGACGAAACATACTATCATTCTCTCGCCAGCCTATTCGGCATCAACCGATCTGAATTTATCGAACAGGTAAAGATGCATCGACAACTAATGAAAGACCTGTTTGATTATGAACCAAAAGTATTTGAAAACACCGAATGCCTCTACAACAATGCCATCGCTAAAACTGTCGCGGATATGGGCTACAAGGCAATAATAACAGAAGGTGTTGAACGAATCCTTGATTGGCGAAGCCCAAACTACGTATATAAGGCAAAGGGTTCTTCTATTCCTGTTCTGGTTCGCAACTACCGTCTCTCAGATGACATTGGCTTCCGTTTCTCTTCAACGTGGTGGAACGAATGGCCTTTGACAGCTCAGAGATACGCGAGCTGGATAGCGGCCATAGAAGGACAAACGGTTGTTATCTTTATCGATTATGAGACTTTTGGGGAGCACCATTGGCCCGAGACTGGAATCCATGAATTTCTCAGATGGCTGCCGGGTGAAGTCCTTAAGTGGGAACATTTGTATTGGCGAACTCCTTCCGAGGTTGTACGTCTCCATCAGCCGGTTGGAGAAATAGATGTGCACGAGTATGATACTATTTCGTGGGCTGATCTTGAACGTGATCCAAGCGCTTGGATTAGCAATTCGATGCAGAGGGTTTCTTACGAATTCTTGAAGGGTTTGGAACCTTTTGTGAAGGGTTTAGGAGATAAGTTTTGGCTGAGATTTTGGCGGTATTTCCAGATGAGCGATCACTTGTATTATATGAGCGTGAAGGGTGGAGGACCTGGCGACGTACATTGCTACTTTAATCCTTCGGGAAACCCGATCGATGCTTTCGTTTCGTTTTCTAATGTGATCTCCGATTTTGAGGCTAGGATTTTGCAGGAGCTTCAGAAACCTGAGCTTGCGGCCAAGTGGATTCTGCGGCGACTGCCCACCGATAAGGGCTTCACATTCTTCTACGAGTTTGCACGACCAACTAATGTGACAACCCATGATATGTTCGAGTTTGCTAGGGCCCTCAATATGGTCACTATTCAGTCGCTCAAATACCATACAGAAAGGGGCGACTTCGAGAGGTGGTTGAGTCAAGTTTTAGGCGACAAAAAGCTTGCGGAAAAAATATCGTCCATAACAAGTGAGGAATTAGTTGGTAAAACACTTCGCAAAAGACTTGTAGCAGTTGTTGAAGCTAGAGTGAAGCAACTTGAATCATTAGCAGCGAATGGCAAAGTGTGA
- a CDS encoding pantetheine-phosphate adenylyltransferase — protein MSKRFKIVAVGGTFDEFHKGHRVLLRKAFEAGEKVLIGLCTDDFVEKMKKPHEIAPFAVRLEELRGFLRKHDWFERAEIVPLYDLHGPASTSRRIEALVVSQETRQGACEINGKRKAANLPPLDVIVINMVLAENCDPISTTRIRRLEIDREGRLLKR, from the coding sequence TTGAGCAAACGCTTCAAGATTGTGGCTGTTGGTGGAACTTTCGACGAGTTTCATAAAGGTCATCGAGTTTTACTTAGAAAAGCCTTTGAAGCCGGTGAAAAGGTTCTGATAGGTTTATGTACAGACGACTTCGTGGAAAAAATGAAAAAACCTCATGAAATCGCGCCTTTCGCTGTGAGACTGGAGGAGCTAAGAGGGTTTCTGAGAAAACATGATTGGTTTGAACGCGCAGAAATCGTGCCTCTGTACGATCTACATGGGCCTGCATCAACCAGCAGGCGAATAGAGGCACTAGTTGTAAGCCAAGAAACTAGGCAAGGAGCCTGCGAAATAAACGGAAAGCGTAAGGCTGCCAATCTTCCACCCTTAGATGTTATTGTTATAAACATGGTATTGGCAGAAAACTGTGACCCTATTTCCACAACTAGAATTCGCCGCTTGGAAATTGACCGCGAAGGGCGACTGTTGAAGCGGTAG
- the mfnA gene encoding tyrosine decarboxylase MfnA — protein sequence MREKGLPAETVLKEIEAKLGRDFAFGSGKILGSMCTSPHALAQQAYTKFLEKNLGDPGLFPATAQLEREAIQMLGSLLSNPDAAGNIVTGGTEANILALWAFKNSKTKNGGEIIVPVSAHCSFDKAASLLGFEIVRVGLNSRFQVDAETVRRAVNAKTVAVVGIAGTTSLGIVDPIEELSEIARENGLFLHVDAAFGGFVIPFLGELGYKAPEFDFQLSGVCSITIDPHKMGLAPIPAGGILFKNSDLKEAITWKVPYLAGGETEQATFVGTRSGASVIAVWTLLQHLGREGYRKIVKRCMCLTWKLAEEIRQIHELDIMIEPTTNVVGIKSDVFDVKQIAGKLLKRGWAVSLFPRHIRIVVMPHTREEHLESFLKDLRITVKKLNG from the coding sequence ATGAGAGAGAAGGGATTGCCAGCCGAAACTGTTCTGAAAGAGATAGAGGCTAAGCTCGGCAGAGATTTCGCGTTTGGATCTGGCAAGATTCTAGGGTCTATGTGCACTTCGCCTCACGCTCTGGCCCAGCAAGCATACACCAAGTTCTTAGAGAAAAATCTAGGTGACCCTGGGCTTTTCCCAGCTACTGCTCAACTGGAAAGGGAAGCCATCCAAATGTTAGGCTCGCTTCTGTCAAATCCAGACGCTGCCGGAAACATTGTCACTGGAGGAACTGAAGCCAATATACTCGCCCTCTGGGCCTTCAAAAATTCAAAAACGAAAAACGGCGGTGAAATTATCGTGCCTGTCTCGGCACATTGCTCCTTTGACAAAGCTGCGAGTCTACTAGGCTTCGAAATAGTTAGAGTGGGGTTGAACAGTCGTTTTCAAGTGGACGCGGAAACCGTTAGGCGGGCGGTAAACGCTAAGACAGTGGCAGTAGTGGGCATAGCCGGAACCACGAGCCTAGGCATAGTAGACCCCATTGAAGAGCTTTCAGAAATAGCCCGAGAAAACGGCTTATTTCTACACGTGGACGCAGCCTTCGGAGGATTCGTCATCCCATTCTTGGGGGAGTTGGGATACAAAGCGCCCGAATTTGACTTCCAACTGTCCGGCGTCTGTTCTATCACCATAGACCCGCACAAGATGGGTTTGGCTCCTATTCCAGCTGGCGGAATTCTTTTCAAGAATTCGGATTTGAAAGAGGCGATAACGTGGAAGGTTCCATACTTGGCTGGAGGCGAAACCGAGCAAGCAACTTTTGTAGGCACGCGTTCCGGGGCTTCTGTAATAGCGGTTTGGACGTTGCTCCAGCATTTGGGAAGGGAAGGCTACAGGAAAATCGTTAAGCGTTGCATGTGTTTAACATGGAAACTCGCTGAAGAAATTAGGCAAATCCACGAGTTAGACATTATGATAGAGCCTACTACGAACGTTGTGGGCATAAAATCTGATGTTTTTGACGTTAAGCAAATAGCTGGAAAACTGCTAAAACGAGGGTGGGCGGTTTCGCTCTTTCCACGGCATATAAGAATCGTAGTCATGCCACATACACGAGAGGAACACTTGGAAAGTTTCCTAAAAGATTTAAGAATAACAGTCAAAAAGTTAAACGGTTAG
- a CDS encoding transcriptional regulator — protein sequence MSGYPPVSPRPELPEEFRFLCMLHNVGAINAERSLAVGEIAKWTDKELSTILEHLRKLKELGYVHFVKKDGADKYHVSVMGIRKVLTLYS from the coding sequence ATGAGTGGGTATCCTCCTGTTTCGCCTCGTCCAGAGTTGCCTGAAGAGTTCAGGTTTTTATGCATGTTGCATAATGTGGGCGCCATTAACGCTGAAAGGTCACTTGCGGTAGGGGAGATTGCGAAGTGGACAGATAAGGAGCTTTCCACTATTCTGGAGCATTTACGAAAGCTTAAGGAGCTTGGGTATGTGCATTTTGTTAAGAAGGATGGGGCTGACAAGTATCATGTTTCTGTGATGGGTATACGAAAAGTGTTGACCTTGTACAGTTAA